From Actinosynnema mirum DSM 43827, a single genomic window includes:
- a CDS encoding AAA family ATPase, producing MRITRLVLERYGAFADRAVDLGPGLTLVLGPNETGKSTALDALADLLWSIPQQSGRAFRYPRKELRVGARVLLDGVEHEVVRTASGLVGFEGGGGGEPWRGDGDDRARWLTSFGLSHEMLRLGGQDLFEARGDLAALVFRARSGRSVHRLLDELTARADALYKQHRGSRSVVTRQALERYLEVDGEIAGAMADATQVRRAEEDVAALARRAETAAAELREAEAGHLGAAARVRVAETARRLAATRRRVAELHRAGPFLGVEGIAAWRGATERLEKLAGVAEDLAREVAETEGERDAVRVDEALLADAEPVGRLYRDHAARQDDAQRAEGEEADAEAADARARVALAGLVAPAGSGAAGSGAASGGGSAGGGRAGAEAADAEEENARLGEVERADAGLTGAGNAGAGRAGAGNAGAGQAGAGPARGDARSVAELLAGLWVGDDLAAELDIAAEALDDAEARVVERARDLEGAEEGVEPLDVPDDVVADAVREVVAAVEGGGSAFAELRQARVDEADAERERVGSLAAIGLPPDALDGIGAVPSAEAVRVAGALLVERRKALADAARLVDEGEKRVAALLAQLDDAATGDIPAPGAVDDARAERDALLARALGAWLAGAAPAADPELPVALERAVAGADRVADRVAAHREEAGRRAVLVADHRHESAEVERCRAAVAVAAEAERNAERAWTAVWAGVAAPLPQDGGAFRERLAGALDASGRARVARARAESLRPDVERQREYLAGVLADAGRPRPDADLESLLVAARALLDEHRQAQADLAVARERRAVRERAVQDLDRLREVRDDAAGRWARLLAEAGLADVPPVRWQRRREVLERAREEHRRAEAHRSAASVLRRRCAEFADELALVAARHGVPDGAGAAEELAERVAEARDGAARVRGLDERVERLARRSAEVGTERERLTALLDGLRAEHDDDLDAAAARGRELVELAEADREHRAVISAALPDVDVDDVVDEVEATDDDALALAARAAQARYDEAVSRHQEVRDRLAETRVGHQELLARPGAAELHARAGERLAEVADRVEDYLVVEVQRRLLRRELEAYERKHASPLLEAAGRLLERLTEGRYVALRTHQDRSAALAVVGADERERSPQELSEGTADQVFLALRLAGIASLQRERAARGLPVLPVVLDDVLMTFDDARAGAALRVMAGLAREWQVIVLSHHGHLRDVAASLGGGVSVATLSSAPELEVARSAEEVRDAVRQAAPVAVGAARVAAPKATNLAAVREWARANGRQVADRGRIPADVVEAYELAHR from the coding sequence ATGCGGATCACCCGGCTGGTGCTGGAGCGGTACGGGGCGTTCGCCGACCGGGCGGTCGACCTCGGTCCGGGGTTGACGCTGGTGCTGGGGCCCAACGAGACGGGCAAGTCGACGGCGCTGGACGCGCTGGCCGACCTGCTGTGGTCGATCCCGCAGCAGTCCGGGCGGGCGTTCCGCTACCCCCGCAAGGAGCTGCGGGTGGGCGCGCGGGTGCTGCTGGACGGGGTCGAGCACGAGGTGGTGCGGACGGCGTCCGGGCTGGTCGGGTTCGAGGGCGGCGGCGGTGGCGAGCCGTGGCGCGGGGACGGTGACGACCGGGCGCGGTGGCTGACCTCGTTCGGGTTGTCGCACGAGATGCTGCGGCTCGGCGGGCAGGACCTGTTCGAGGCCAGGGGCGACCTGGCGGCGCTGGTGTTCCGGGCGCGCAGCGGGCGGTCGGTGCACCGGCTGCTGGACGAGCTGACCGCGCGGGCGGACGCGCTGTACAAGCAGCACCGGGGCAGCCGGAGCGTGGTGACCCGGCAGGCGCTGGAGCGGTACCTGGAGGTCGACGGCGAGATCGCGGGGGCGATGGCCGACGCGACGCAGGTCCGCAGGGCCGAGGAGGACGTCGCGGCGCTCGCGCGGCGGGCCGAGACGGCGGCGGCGGAGCTGCGGGAGGCCGAGGCCGGGCACCTGGGGGCGGCGGCGCGGGTGCGGGTCGCGGAGACGGCGCGGCGGTTGGCGGCGACCCGGCGGCGGGTCGCGGAGCTGCACCGGGCGGGGCCGTTCCTGGGGGTCGAGGGGATCGCGGCGTGGCGGGGGGCCACCGAGCGGTTGGAGAAGCTGGCCGGGGTCGCTGAGGACCTGGCACGGGAGGTCGCGGAGACCGAGGGCGAGCGGGACGCGGTCCGGGTGGACGAGGCGCTGCTCGCGGACGCGGAACCGGTGGGGAGGCTGTACCGGGACCACGCGGCGCGGCAGGACGACGCGCAGCGCGCGGAGGGCGAGGAGGCGGACGCCGAGGCGGCGGACGCGCGGGCGCGGGTGGCGCTGGCCGGGTTGGTCGCCCCGGCGGGGAGCGGGGCGGCGGGGAGCGGGGCGGCTTCGGGCGGTGGGTCGGCGGGCGGTGGACGCGCGGGTGCGGAAGCTGCGGACGCTGAAGAGGAGAATGCAAGGCTTGGAGAAGTCGAGCGCGCGGATGCCGGGCTGACGGGTGCCGGGAACGCGGGTGCTGGCCGGGCGGGCGCCGGGAACGCGGGTGCCGGTCAGGCAGGTGCCGGCCCGGCGCGGGGTGACGCGCGGAGCGTGGCCGAGTTGCTGGCGGGGCTCTGGGTCGGGGACGACCTGGCCGCCGAGCTGGACATCGCCGCCGAGGCGTTGGACGACGCCGAGGCGCGGGTCGTCGAGCGGGCGCGTGACCTGGAGGGGGCCGAGGAGGGGGTCGAGCCGCTCGACGTGCCCGACGACGTCGTCGCCGACGCGGTCCGGGAGGTCGTCGCGGCGGTCGAGGGGGGCGGGTCGGCGTTCGCGGAGCTGCGGCAGGCGCGGGTGGACGAGGCGGACGCCGAGCGGGAGCGGGTCGGGTCGCTGGCCGCGATCGGGTTGCCCCCGGACGCGTTGGACGGGATCGGTGCGGTGCCGTCGGCCGAGGCGGTGCGGGTGGCGGGCGCCCTGCTGGTGGAGCGGCGAAAGGCGCTCGCGGACGCGGCGCGGCTGGTGGACGAGGGCGAGAAGCGGGTCGCCGCGCTCCTCGCGCAGCTGGACGACGCCGCCACCGGTGACATCCCGGCCCCCGGAGCCGTCGACGACGCCCGCGCCGAGCGGGACGCGCTGCTCGCCCGAGCGCTGGGCGCGTGGCTGGCGGGCGCCGCGCCCGCCGCCGACCCGGAGCTGCCGGTCGCCCTCGAACGGGCGGTCGCGGGCGCGGACCGGGTCGCCGACCGGGTCGCCGCGCACCGCGAGGAGGCGGGCAGGCGGGCGGTGCTGGTGGCCGACCACCGGCACGAGAGCGCCGAGGTCGAGCGCTGCCGGGCCGCCGTGGCGGTCGCCGCCGAGGCGGAGCGGAACGCCGAGCGGGCGTGGACGGCCGTGTGGGCGGGGGTCGCCGCGCCGCTGCCGCAGGACGGGGGCGCGTTCCGGGAGCGGCTCGCCGGGGCGCTGGACGCCTCGGGGCGGGCGCGGGTGGCGCGGGCGCGGGCCGAGTCGCTGCGGCCGGACGTCGAGCGGCAGCGGGAGTACCTCGCCGGGGTGCTCGCCGACGCTGGGCGGCCGAGGCCGGACGCCGACCTGGAGAGCCTGCTGGTCGCCGCCCGCGCGCTGCTGGACGAGCACCGCCAGGCGCAGGCCGACCTGGCCGTGGCCCGCGAGCGGCGGGCCGTGCGGGAGCGGGCGGTGCAGGACCTGGACCGGCTGCGGGAGGTCAGGGACGACGCGGCCGGGCGCTGGGCGCGGCTGCTCGCCGAGGCCGGGCTGGCGGACGTGCCCCCGGTGCGGTGGCAGCGGCGGCGCGAGGTGCTGGAGCGGGCCCGCGAGGAGCACCGGCGGGCCGAGGCGCACCGGTCGGCGGCCTCGGTGCTGCGGCGGCGGTGCGCGGAGTTCGCGGACGAGCTGGCGCTGGTCGCGGCCCGGCACGGGGTGCCGGACGGGGCGGGCGCGGCCGAGGAGCTGGCCGAGCGGGTCGCCGAGGCGCGCGACGGGGCGGCTCGGGTGCGCGGGCTGGACGAGCGGGTGGAGCGGCTGGCCAGGCGGTCGGCGGAGGTCGGGACCGAGCGGGAGCGGTTGACCGCGCTGCTGGACGGGCTGCGGGCCGAGCACGACGACGACCTCGACGCCGCCGCCGCGCGCGGGCGGGAGCTGGTGGAGCTGGCCGAGGCCGACCGGGAGCACCGGGCGGTGATCTCGGCGGCGCTGCCCGACGTGGACGTGGACGACGTGGTGGACGAGGTCGAGGCCACCGACGACGACGCGCTGGCGCTGGCGGCGCGGGCGGCCCAGGCGCGCTACGACGAGGCGGTCTCCCGGCACCAGGAGGTGCGGGACCGGCTGGCCGAGACGCGGGTCGGGCACCAGGAGCTGCTGGCCCGGCCGGGCGCGGCGGAGCTGCACGCGCGGGCCGGGGAGCGGTTGGCCGAGGTCGCGGACCGGGTCGAGGACTACCTGGTGGTGGAGGTGCAGCGGCGGTTGCTGCGGCGGGAGCTGGAGGCGTACGAGCGCAAGCACGCGTCGCCGCTGCTGGAGGCCGCCGGGCGGTTGCTGGAGCGGTTGACCGAGGGGCGGTACGTCGCGCTGCGCACGCACCAGGACCGGTCGGCGGCGCTGGCGGTGGTGGGGGCGGACGAGCGGGAGCGGTCGCCGCAGGAGCTGTCGGAGGGGACCGCCGACCAGGTGTTCCTGGCGCTGCGGCTGGCGGGGATCGCGTCGTTGCAGCGGGAGCGGGCGGCGCGGGGGCTGCCGGTGCTGCCGGTGGTGCTGGACGACGTGCTGATGACGTTCGACGACGCGCGGGCCGGGGCGGCGCTGCGGGTGATGGCCGGGTTGGCGCGGGAGTGGCAGGTGATCGTGCTGAGCCACCACGGGCACCTGCGGGACGTCGCCGCGTCGCTGGGTGGCGGGGTGTCGGTGGCGACGCTGTCGTCGGCCCCGGAGCTGGAGGTCGCGCGCAGCGCCGAGGAGGTGCGGGACGCGGTGCGGCAGGCCGCGCCCGTGGCGGTGGGGGCCGCGCGGGTGGCTGCGCCGAAGGCGACGAACCTGGCGGCGGTGCGCGAGTGGGCGCGGGCGAACGGGCGGCAGGTCGCGGACCGGGGGCGGATCCCGGCCGACGTGGTGGAGGCCTACGAGCTGGCGCACCGGTAG
- a CDS encoding metallophosphoesterase family protein produces the protein MRIVHAADVHLDSPLRGLSRFADDETAHGLRRASRRALENLVHLAVSEGAQALVLAGDVYDGDWPDYATGRFFAQQMDVLHQNRVKVYVVAGNHDAQSVVTKAVRLPDNVTVMATDKAQTAIDDDLGLAVHGQGFAQRAVTENLVLAYPERVRGLVNVGLLHTAVDGAEGHATYAPCTPRDLAQCDYDYFALGHVHQRRVVNDGQRVAAFPGNLQGRHAGETGAKGALVVDVEHDERARTRFVPLDVARWEHLSVDASGLRTFDEVLDAVDSALDDARASADGRRLVARVTVTGSTRAAGALGRREHFHEQVLALAQRKHITLEKARSRALAPQEVNPADRELLEAILGNRADFAELAEVVRPLQRDFGRHLRGTELDLDDDAVLERVVGAAVDGLVARLSAEEG, from the coding sequence ATGCGGATCGTGCACGCCGCCGACGTCCACCTCGACAGCCCGCTCCGGGGGCTCTCCCGGTTCGCCGACGACGAGACCGCGCACGGGTTGCGGCGGGCCTCGCGGCGGGCGCTGGAGAACCTCGTGCACCTCGCCGTCAGCGAGGGGGCGCAGGCCCTCGTCCTCGCGGGCGACGTCTACGACGGCGACTGGCCCGACTACGCCACCGGGCGGTTCTTCGCGCAGCAGATGGACGTGCTGCACCAGAACCGCGTCAAGGTGTACGTGGTCGCGGGCAACCACGACGCGCAGAGCGTGGTCACCAAGGCCGTCCGGCTGCCCGACAACGTCACGGTCATGGCCACCGACAAGGCGCAGACCGCCATCGACGACGACCTCGGCCTCGCCGTGCACGGGCAGGGGTTCGCGCAGCGGGCGGTCACCGAGAACCTCGTCCTGGCGTACCCCGAACGGGTGCGCGGGTTGGTGAACGTGGGGCTGCTGCACACCGCCGTCGACGGGGCCGAGGGGCACGCCACCTACGCGCCGTGCACGCCGCGCGACCTCGCCCAGTGCGACTACGACTACTTCGCGCTCGGGCACGTGCACCAGCGCCGCGTGGTCAACGACGGGCAGCGGGTGGCCGCGTTCCCCGGCAACCTCCAGGGCAGGCACGCGGGCGAGACCGGCGCGAAGGGCGCGCTGGTCGTGGACGTCGAGCACGACGAGCGGGCCCGGACCCGGTTCGTGCCGCTGGACGTGGCCCGCTGGGAGCACCTGAGCGTGGACGCCAGCGGGCTGCGCACGTTCGACGAGGTGCTCGACGCCGTCGACTCGGCGCTGGACGACGCCCGTGCCTCGGCCGACGGCCGCAGGCTCGTCGCGCGCGTCACGGTCACCGGCAGCACCCGCGCGGCGGGCGCGCTGGGGCGGCGGGAGCACTTCCACGAGCAGGTGCTGGCGCTGGCCCAGCGCAAGCACATCACGCTGGAGAAGGCCCGGTCGCGCGCGCTCGCGCCGCAGGAGGTCAACCCGGCGGACCGGGAGCTGCTGGAGGCGATCCTGGGCAACCGCGCCGACTTCGCCGAGCTGGCCGAGGTGGTGCGCCCGCTGCAGCGCGACTTCGGCCGCCACCTGCGCGGCACCGAGCTGGACCTGGACGACGACGCGGTGCTGGAGCGGGTGGTCGGCGCGGCCGTGGACGGGCTGGTCGCGCGGCTGTCGGCGGAGGAGGGCTGA
- a CDS encoding DUF4041 domain-containing protein, producing MALFGGKEKPEVAQLRERLAAEQAAAAELRGWVTHLRGAGTPALEAELRELNAAVERGRADHAALVAARERVAAELRRTEGELVETREVALLQQVGVYDYAHPLQDALAYKDRLADLKRRIKELARGDAVSCQVDWAVNGSVKEGQRLGRDMAKLMLRAYNTEADNAVRGVKPHTREAVKKKLTATRETIGKLGVLMRIAVSVEYHRLRLLEIDLTADHLAKVEAEREEARAERERLREEAKVLKEIEREQAKLTKERAHYAAVVAKLEQLGDEAGLEKAREQLAGVDEAIAGVRDRAANVRAGYVYVISNIGAFGPDVVKIGMTRRLDPMDRVRELGDASVPFRFDVHALFFSEDAVALENRLHHALADRRVNAVNHRREFFYATPEQVRSLLLEFGDDHVLEYTTTAEAVEWRASDPARRGGGPVADSDSDSGTDSGADGDLSDDGEE from the coding sequence ATGGCGCTGTTCGGCGGCAAGGAGAAGCCGGAGGTCGCCCAGCTGCGGGAACGACTCGCGGCGGAGCAGGCCGCGGCGGCCGAGCTGCGCGGGTGGGTGACGCACCTGCGCGGTGCGGGGACGCCCGCGCTGGAGGCGGAGCTGCGCGAGCTGAACGCGGCCGTCGAGCGCGGCCGGGCCGACCACGCGGCGCTGGTCGCCGCGCGCGAGCGGGTCGCCGCCGAGCTGCGACGCACCGAGGGCGAGCTGGTCGAGACGCGCGAGGTCGCGCTGCTCCAGCAGGTCGGCGTCTACGACTACGCCCACCCGCTCCAGGACGCCCTCGCCTACAAGGACCGGCTCGCCGACCTCAAGCGCCGGATCAAGGAGCTTGCCAGGGGGGACGCGGTCAGCTGCCAGGTCGACTGGGCCGTCAACGGGTCGGTCAAGGAGGGGCAGAGGCTCGGCCGCGACATGGCCAAGCTGATGCTGCGCGCCTACAACACCGAGGCCGACAACGCGGTGCGCGGGGTCAAGCCGCACACCCGCGAGGCGGTCAAGAAGAAGCTCACCGCCACCAGGGAGACCATCGGCAAACTCGGCGTGCTCATGCGCATCGCGGTGTCCGTCGAGTACCACCGGCTCCGGCTGCTGGAGATCGACCTGACCGCCGACCACCTGGCCAAGGTGGAGGCCGAGCGGGAGGAGGCGCGGGCCGAGCGCGAGCGGTTGCGCGAGGAGGCCAAGGTGCTCAAGGAGATCGAGCGCGAGCAGGCCAAGCTGACCAAGGAGCGGGCGCACTACGCCGCCGTTGTCGCCAAGCTGGAGCAGCTCGGCGACGAGGCGGGCCTGGAGAAGGCGCGCGAGCAGCTGGCCGGGGTGGACGAGGCGATCGCGGGCGTGCGCGACCGGGCGGCGAACGTGCGCGCCGGGTACGTCTACGTGATCTCCAACATCGGCGCCTTCGGACCCGACGTGGTCAAGATCGGCATGACCCGCAGGCTCGACCCGATGGACCGGGTGCGCGAGCTCGGCGACGCCTCGGTGCCGTTCCGGTTCGACGTGCACGCCCTGTTCTTCTCCGAGGACGCGGTGGCGCTGGAGAACCGGCTGCACCACGCGCTCGCCGACCGCCGGGTCAACGCGGTTAACCACCGGCGCGAGTTCTTCTACGCCACGCCGGAGCAGGTGCGGTCGCTGCTCCTGGAGTTCGGCGACGACCACGTGCTGGAGTACACGACCACCGCCGAGGCCGTCGAGTGGCGGGCGTCCGACCCGGCGCGGCGCGGTGGCGGCCCGGTCGCCGACAGCGACAGCGACAGCGGCACCGACAGCGGCGCGGACGGCGACCTGTCCGACGACGGCGAGGAGTGA
- a CDS encoding DUF2510 domain-containing protein, with translation MTAPHRPAGWLPDPLDPALVRYWDGLRWTFHTAVRRVEQAPPPPQPTPPPVVALRPDIAQAADRVRGLLVGAKKEINLLEGHLEPEERVLALTGAVGEGTGVLVCTDRRLLFLFVGLLRRQFLQVRWNQAREVVYDRSTKLFAVYTVRRTKRAVPALEVTVHGRADAEAVAHAAASAASAPRLDVL, from the coding sequence GTGACCGCACCGCATCGCCCTGCCGGGTGGCTGCCCGACCCGCTCGACCCCGCGCTCGTCCGCTACTGGGACGGGCTGCGCTGGACCTTCCACACCGCCGTGCGCCGGGTCGAGCAGGCGCCCCCGCCGCCCCAGCCCACCCCGCCGCCGGTCGTCGCGCTGCGGCCCGACATCGCCCAGGCGGCGGACCGGGTGCGCGGGCTGCTCGTCGGCGCGAAGAAGGAGATCAACCTGCTGGAGGGGCACCTGGAACCCGAGGAGCGCGTGCTCGCGCTGACCGGCGCGGTCGGCGAGGGCACCGGGGTGCTGGTGTGCACCGACCGGCGGCTGCTGTTCCTGTTCGTCGGCCTGCTGCGCAGGCAGTTCCTCCAGGTCCGCTGGAACCAGGCGCGCGAGGTCGTCTACGACCGGTCGACCAAGCTGTTCGCGGTGTACACGGTGCGGCGCACCAAGCGCGCGGTGCCCGCGCTCGAGGTCACGGTGCACGGGAGGGCCGACGCCGAGGCCGTCGCCCACGCCGCCGCGTCGGCCGCCTCGGCGCCCAGGCTCGACGTGCTCTGA
- a CDS encoding helix-turn-helix transcriptional regulator — MDGNALGTFLRARRALVRPEDVRMPASGTRRVAGLRREEVAELAGVSTDYYTRLEQGREKHPSEQVLDALAGVLRLEEDAVAHLRGLARPAPRVRRRATRREQVSPSLLRMLESWPDTPALVLSERFAVLGHNALGRALFAGHEHSDDLVRLVFLDPDASTFYPDWEKIALNTVAGLRATADASGRHDAELVDLVGELSLKSAAFRRLWARHDVRRKSTERKRFNHPLVGALELTYEALTVNSAPGQQLAVYQADPGSRSAEALGLLGSLAASEG, encoded by the coding sequence ATGGACGGTAATGCGCTCGGCACCTTCCTGCGCGCGCGGCGCGCCCTGGTGCGACCCGAGGACGTCCGGATGCCCGCGAGCGGCACGCGGCGGGTGGCCGGTCTGCGGCGCGAGGAGGTGGCGGAGCTGGCCGGGGTCAGCACCGACTACTACACGCGCCTGGAGCAGGGGCGGGAGAAGCACCCGTCCGAGCAGGTGCTGGACGCGCTCGCCGGGGTGCTGCGGCTGGAGGAGGACGCGGTGGCGCACCTGCGCGGCCTGGCCCGCCCGGCGCCGCGCGTGCGCAGGAGGGCGACCAGGCGCGAGCAGGTCAGCCCGAGCCTGCTGCGGATGCTGGAGAGCTGGCCGGACACGCCCGCGCTGGTGCTGAGCGAGAGGTTCGCGGTGCTGGGGCACAACGCGCTCGGGCGGGCGCTGTTCGCCGGGCACGAGCACAGCGACGACCTGGTGCGGCTGGTGTTCCTGGACCCGGACGCGAGCACGTTCTACCCGGACTGGGAGAAGATCGCGCTGAACACCGTGGCGGGCCTGCGGGCGACCGCGGACGCGAGCGGGCGGCACGACGCGGAGCTGGTCGACCTGGTGGGCGAGCTGTCGCTCAAGAGCGCGGCGTTCCGGCGGCTGTGGGCGAGGCACGACGTGAGGCGCAAGTCGACCGAGCGCAAGCGCTTCAACCACCCGCTGGTGGGGGCGCTGGAGCTGACGTACGAGGCGCTGACGGTGAACAGCGCGCCGGGGCAGCAGCTGGCGGTGTACCAGGCCGATCCGGGGAGCCGGTCGGCGGAGGCGCTGGGGTTGCTGGGGAGCTTGGCGGCGTCGGAGGGGTAG
- a CDS encoding siderophore-interacting protein, with translation MTTPSPRRQARTKTARVLRTERLSPALVRVVLTDVDGLAEIEHSDSYLKLLFPREGVTYPEPFDVAAIRESMPREQWPHSRTYTVRGWDGAELWIDFVVHGDRGVAGPWALKAQPGDLLHFAGPGGAYTPDPEADWHLLAGDESAWPAIAASLEALPEGARAEVLVEVDGPEDEQPAPVPVRWLHRSAGQRVAAAVRELEFPPGRVHAFVHGEAGMVKELRGHLRLERGIPRADLSISGYWRIGSDEDGWQAGKAEWNRTVEQEQES, from the coding sequence GTGACCACCCCTTCACCCCGCCGTCAGGCCAGGACGAAGACCGCGCGCGTGCTGCGCACCGAGCGCCTCTCGCCCGCGCTGGTCCGCGTCGTGCTGACCGACGTCGACGGCCTCGCCGAGATCGAGCACTCCGACAGCTACCTCAAGCTCCTGTTCCCCCGAGAGGGCGTCACCTACCCGGAGCCGTTCGACGTCGCCGCGATCCGCGAGTCGATGCCGCGCGAGCAGTGGCCGCACAGCCGCACCTACACGGTCCGCGGCTGGGACGGCGCCGAGCTGTGGATCGACTTCGTCGTGCACGGCGACCGGGGCGTCGCGGGACCGTGGGCGCTCAAGGCCCAGCCCGGCGACCTGCTGCACTTCGCGGGCCCCGGCGGCGCGTACACCCCGGACCCCGAGGCCGACTGGCACCTGCTGGCAGGCGACGAGAGCGCCTGGCCCGCGATCGCCGCGTCCCTGGAGGCGCTGCCGGAGGGCGCGCGGGCCGAGGTGCTCGTCGAGGTCGACGGCCCCGAGGACGAGCAGCCCGCGCCCGTGCCGGTGCGCTGGCTGCACCGCTCGGCCGGGCAGCGGGTCGCGGCGGCGGTGCGGGAGCTGGAGTTCCCGCCCGGCCGGGTGCACGCGTTCGTGCACGGCGAGGCGGGCATGGTCAAGGAGCTGCGCGGCCACCTGCGGCTGGAGCGCGGCATCCCGCGCGCGGACCTGTCGATCTCCGGCTACTGGCGGATCGGCTCCGACGAGGACGGCTGGCAGGCGGGCAAGGCGGAGTGGAACCGCACCGTCGAGCAGGAGCAGGAAAGCTGA
- a CDS encoding TetR/AcrR family transcriptional regulator, with protein MDSQLPTAQAHVDEAPAALAPAEQAPAERLRADARDNRDRILVTAREVFASRGLDAPMTTIARRAGVGVATLYRRFPTKGALVSAAFADTLCECVELVDHALELPDPWDGFCWLLEQVCLKQAEDRGFTAAFLRMFPDAVDDVARDRALERFAGLVERAKAGGRLRADFELHDLTMALMANSGLVTDSREAAEAATRRLVGYLIQGFAARDPLPPATPLGLEHVVHYGK; from the coding sequence GTGGACTCCCAGTTGCCCACCGCTCAGGCGCACGTGGACGAGGCGCCCGCAGCGCTGGCGCCCGCGGAGCAGGCGCCCGCGGAGCGGTTGCGGGCCGACGCGCGGGACAACCGCGACCGCATCCTGGTCACCGCCCGCGAGGTGTTCGCGAGCCGTGGCCTGGACGCTCCGATGACCACGATCGCGCGGCGCGCGGGGGTCGGCGTCGCGACGCTGTACCGGCGGTTCCCGACCAAGGGCGCGCTGGTGTCGGCGGCGTTCGCGGACACGCTCTGCGAGTGCGTCGAGCTGGTGGATCACGCGTTGGAGCTACCCGATCCGTGGGACGGGTTCTGCTGGCTGCTGGAGCAGGTGTGCCTGAAGCAGGCCGAGGACCGGGGGTTCACGGCCGCGTTCCTGCGGATGTTCCCGGACGCCGTGGACGACGTGGCGCGGGACCGGGCGCTGGAGCGGTTCGCCGGGCTGGTCGAGCGGGCGAAGGCGGGCGGCAGGCTGCGGGCGGACTTCGAGCTGCACGACCTGACGATGGCGCTGATGGCCAACAGCGGTCTGGTGACCGACAGCCGGGAGGCTGCCGAGGCGGCGACGCGGCGGCTGGTGGGCTACCTGATCCAGGGGTTCGCGGCGCGCGATCCGCTGCCGCCCGCGACGCCGCTGGGGTTGGAGCACGTGGTGCACTACGGGAAGTGA
- a CDS encoding NAD(P)-dependent alcohol dehydrogenase, whose translation MRAARYDRYGPPEVLYATTVPRPVAGPGEVLVRVHGSSVNGGETKARAGGIKVITGFRFPQAIGMDFAGEVAGVGAGVDVVAPGDRVWGFLGRTTRGAAAEYVVVRPGLLARAPEGVDLVEASALPGVGTTVITALRDKARLQAGERLLVRGASGGLGSVAVQLGKAFGAHVTALASRANLDFVRELGADEAVDYRTPLGELGTYDVVLDTFGDRPWAWRRLAGPNGRMVAVAFRGVADVAYLAAAPLLPGRPLRFFSGNPGHALFADLTRYVESGAIRPVVDTVHPLERIADAHRALEAGGVRGKHVISLR comes from the coding sequence ATGCGCGCGGCTCGGTACGACCGATACGGGCCCCCCGAGGTCCTCTACGCGACGACGGTCCCCAGGCCCGTCGCCGGACCGGGGGAGGTGCTCGTGCGGGTGCACGGCTCCAGCGTCAACGGCGGTGAGACCAAGGCCAGGGCGGGCGGGATCAAGGTGATCACCGGCTTCCGGTTCCCGCAGGCGATCGGCATGGACTTCGCGGGCGAGGTGGCCGGGGTCGGCGCGGGCGTGGACGTGGTCGCGCCCGGCGACCGGGTCTGGGGGTTCCTCGGCAGGACCACGCGCGGGGCCGCCGCCGAGTACGTCGTGGTGCGGCCGGGACTGCTGGCGCGCGCCCCCGAGGGCGTCGACCTGGTGGAGGCGTCCGCGCTGCCCGGCGTCGGCACGACCGTGATCACCGCGCTGCGCGACAAGGCCCGGCTCCAGGCGGGGGAGCGGCTGCTGGTCCGGGGCGCGTCCGGCGGGCTCGGCAGCGTCGCGGTCCAGCTGGGCAAGGCGTTCGGCGCGCACGTGACGGCGCTCGCGTCCCGCGCGAACCTGGACTTCGTGCGGGAGCTGGGCGCGGACGAGGCGGTCGACTACCGCACGCCCCTCGGTGAGCTGGGCACTTATGACGTCGTGCTCGACACCTTCGGCGACCGCCCCTGGGCGTGGCGGCGGCTGGCCGGTCCGAACGGCCGGATGGTCGCGGTGGCCTTCCGCGGCGTCGCCGACGTCGCGTACCTGGCCGCCGCGCCGCTGCTGCCGGGCAGGCCGCTGAGGTTCTTCAGCGGCAATCCGGGGCACGCCCTGTTCGCCGACCTGACCCGCTACGTGGAGTCCGGTGCGATCCGCCCGGTCGTGGACACCGTTCACCCGCTGGAGCGCATCGCCGACGCCCACCGCGCACTCGAAGCCGGTGGCGTGCGCGGCAAGCACGTGATCAGCCTGAGGTGA